A region of the Stieleria neptunia genome:
ATCGCCTTCAATGCGTCCGTTTGATCCTCCGTCCAGTCCGGCGGTTGAGTCACGGCGACCCAGGCGTCGATGTAGCTGGACGGAGAGTAGTTGTGCCCGTAGCCTAACGGCACCGCGGTCGCGACCGGCAGGTCAAAGGCGACCTGCAAGAAGGTGATCAGCGGATACCAACGCAGATGCGGCGACACGTCCGGGCCGCGCTGATCGCCGAGCCAGTCGGGGCGATTCCAAGCCAAGTCGGGTGAAAACCAAACCATCGGATCACTGGCGTATTGCACATAAACGCAACGCATCGGGCCCCACGCCGCAGCGGTGTTGAGCGCATCTCGCTGCCCCGTGAATCGCAAGATCCGGCTGTCTCGAAACTCGGGAAGCCAAGCCGGCGTCCCTTCGTTTCGGTTCTGGACGATCAGCTTCCAGTTTTGACTCGGAAACGGTGGTCCGCTCCAGGTGGCGCCATCGATCGGGTCTTCGAAAATGGTGAACAGGTCTGCCGACACCTCCGATCCCAGCGAACCAAGACTGAGCCCGTGCAAGTAGAGTTTTGGACGCGTGTCCTTGGGAAGCGTTTTCCAATACGCGTAGATCACCTCAAACAGCGCCTCGGCGGATTCGATCGAACGCTGCGGATCGACAAGGATGGTGATCCAGCTGGGCAGATAGGAGTATTGCGTGCTGACGATGGCCGAGTCGCCGCCGTGCAAATACTCGAGCGTGTCGACAGCGGAGGGATCCAACCAACCGGTGCCGGTGGGCGTCGCGACAATCAGAACCGATCGCTCGAAACCGCCGACCCGCTTGAGTTCCCGTAGCGCCAGCTCCGCACGCTCGTGTGCCGTCGGACGCGAACGCATCCCGACGTAGGCCCGGATCGGCCGCATCGCGTCACGCTGGGTGAAGGCCGCGATCGCTGCTTGCGTCGGACCATCGGTCAGAAAAAGTTTTCCCTGGCGACCGATCGATTCCCATGTCACCGGTGATGATTCGCTGCCGGTCAACATCGGGTCGGTCGGTTTGCCGGTGTCGTCATCGACCAGTTGGTCCAGGTTGAGAAAAAAGTCATCCGCCGAACGCAAGAGACTCCGCGCAATGACGTCGTTGGTCAAAAACAAAACCAGAAAGACGGCCGTCGAAAAACCGATCGCGTGGGCGACCCGCCGTGGCATCAAACGCTGCAATTTGCCAGAAATATAATGGCTGCATCGCAAAAACAATCGTCCTCCGGCGACCAGGATCGCGCCAAACAAGACCGCGATCAGTGCCACGCGGTACGGATAGGCCGTTTCCAGCCGCGGCATCCCCATCAGTTCACGAATCGAGTTTTGCCAAGACGCCATGCGCCAGACGAAGGTCACGCTCACGATCGTGACCACCGCCACGATCACGCGTTTGACGATCTGCTGCGTCCGTCCGGTGGGCTCACGCAGTTCAAAAAAACGATAGATCAGCAGCAGTCCGACGCCGACGCCGTAGCCGATCGCCAGCGAAAATCCAGACAACAACCCTTGGACCAGGTAGTTCCTGGGCAGCAGTGACGGCGTGACCGAAGCAGCAAAAAATACCGTCGCGACGATCAACCCGACAAACGAGAACGATTTCCAATAGCCTGCCAATCGTTCCTTCACCTTGCCATCTCCGTTCCCAAAATCAGCGCATCGGTCGACATTTCTCGAGCCCCATTCGCTCCGATTGTACCTGATTCCGTGGTTC
Encoded here:
- a CDS encoding alpha/beta hydrolase, with translation MKERLAGYWKSFSFVGLIVATVFFAASVTPSLLPRNYLVQGLLSGFSLAIGYGVGVGLLLIYRFFELREPTGRTQQIVKRVIVAVVTIVSVTFVWRMASWQNSIRELMGMPRLETAYPYRVALIAVLFGAILVAGGRLFLRCSHYISGKLQRLMPRRVAHAIGFSTAVFLVLFLTNDVIARSLLRSADDFFLNLDQLVDDDTGKPTDPMLTGSESSPVTWESIGRQGKLFLTDGPTQAAIAAFTQRDAMRPIRAYVGMRSRPTAHERAELALRELKRVGGFERSVLIVATPTGTGWLDPSAVDTLEYLHGGDSAIVSTQYSYLPSWITILVDPQRSIESAEALFEVIYAYWKTLPKDTRPKLYLHGLSLGSLGSEVSADLFTIFEDPIDGATWSGPPFPSQNWKLIVQNRNEGTPAWLPEFRDSRILRFTGQRDALNTAAAWGPMRCVYVQYASDPMVWFSPDLAWNRPDWLGDQRGPDVSPHLRWYPLITFLQVAFDLPVATAVPLGYGHNYSPSSYIDAWVAVTQPPDWTEDQTDALKAMFESRETPKP